One window of Solwaraspora sp. WMMA2056 genomic DNA carries:
- a CDS encoding nuclear transport factor 2 family protein: protein MDTHTADRLAIADVVNRYFMAIDSRDWDRLRGCFTDDVEGIYEGVRVAGGIEQIMAFFTGRSPVRFPLEIVDLRASMHFIGNHYAEVTGDRAVARTYAQAHLIDRPATGPRMRTRGLRYLDELVRVDGRWLISRREHLLDWMRRDELLVAPAAAD, encoded by the coding sequence ATGGACACACACACCGCCGACCGGCTGGCCATCGCCGATGTGGTGAACCGGTACTTCATGGCGATCGACAGCCGGGACTGGGACCGGCTGCGCGGCTGCTTCACCGACGACGTGGAGGGGATCTACGAGGGGGTGCGGGTGGCCGGTGGGATCGAACAGATCATGGCGTTCTTCACCGGCCGCTCGCCGGTACGCTTCCCGCTGGAGATCGTCGACCTGCGGGCGTCGATGCACTTCATCGGCAACCACTACGCCGAGGTGACCGGCGACCGCGCGGTGGCACGGACCTATGCCCAGGCCCACCTGATCGACCGGCCGGCCACCGGCCCCCGGATGCGTACCCGGGGTCTGCGCTACCTCGACGAACTGGTCCGGGTCGACGGCCGCTGGCTGATCAGCCGTCGGGAACACCTGCTGGACTGGATGCGCCGCGACGAACTGCTGGTCGCGCCGGCGGCCGCGGACTGA